In Paenibacillus sp. FSL R7-0345, a single window of DNA contains:
- a CDS encoding shikimate kinase, protein MSGETEHQGSADAGQHRNIILVGMMGTGKSTVGALLAEELGHELVDLDHIIVESEGRSIADIFAADGEAYFRKAESAALQRMLEGEGRIISTGGGAVLAPGNAEMMLDKGLVVALTATEEAIINRVSGDLNRPLLAGNAQDKVRAIMEQRREAYRFAHCTVDTSELSAAEVSQHILMHYRG, encoded by the coding sequence GCACAGGAATATCATTCTGGTAGGTATGATGGGTACAGGCAAATCAACTGTCGGTGCATTGCTGGCGGAAGAGCTTGGCCATGAGCTGGTAGATTTGGATCATATTATAGTAGAGAGTGAAGGCCGGAGCATTGCGGATATATTTGCCGCAGACGGTGAAGCGTATTTCCGGAAGGCGGAGTCAGCTGCGCTGCAGCGGATGCTTGAGGGCGAAGGCCGGATTATTTCGACCGGAGGCGGAGCGGTGCTTGCACCGGGGAACGCTGAGATGATGCTGGATAAGGGGCTTGTAGTAGCACTTACAGCAACTGAAGAGGCTATCATTAACCGTGTGAGCGGAGACTTGAACCGTCCGCTGCTCGCCGGCAATGCACAGGATAAGGTCCGCGCCATTATGGAGCAGCGGCGGGAGGCTTACCGGTTTGCACATTGCACGGTCGATACATCGGAGCTGAGTGCGGCAGAAGTGTCGCAGCATATTTTAATGCATTACCGCGGTTGA
- a CDS encoding rhodanese-like domain-containing protein: MNDIPQVTPDELRQRLAAGEDLLLIDVREDEEVAAGMIPGAQHIPMGQIPQRSEELPADTGIIFICRSGARSQRVCEYLQQFGIQGSNLSGGMIEWNETAEV; this comes from the coding sequence ATGAACGATATTCCACAAGTTACACCAGACGAGCTGCGGCAGCGCCTTGCGGCAGGCGAAGACCTGCTTCTGATCGATGTCCGTGAAGATGAAGAAGTCGCTGCCGGAATGATTCCGGGCGCACAGCATATTCCGATGGGGCAAATCCCGCAGCGCAGCGAAGAGCTGCCGGCTGATACCGGAATTATTTTTATCTGCCGGTCCGGCGCACGCAGCCAGCGTGTCTGCGAATACCTGCAGCAATTCGGCATTCAAGGCTCCAACCTGAGCGGCGGAATGATTGAATGGAATGAAACAGCGGAGGTCTAA
- the aroA gene encoding 3-phosphoshikimate 1-carboxyvinyltransferase: MDVIVRPTATLQGEIGALSSKNYTTRYLLVAALSEGVSTIYHPAHSEDSDAIRRCIADLGAVLTEDDEKIVIQGFGKHPRDVKELNVGNAGAVLRFLMAVAALSPEVTFVNTYPDSLGKRPHDDLITALGQLGVEVEHNNGRLPITIRGGKPAGGRITVSGAVSSQYLSALLFLTPLLEEDSEIIVLDDLKSKVVVGQTLEVLEQAGIVVHAADDYMSFKVPGRQAYAAKSYTVQGDYPGSAAVLAAAAVTKSNVKIHRLAEKSKQGERAVVDVLQMMEVPLTHENGTVHVQGNGILKAVEFDGDAATDAVLAMVAAAVFAEGTSRFYNVENLRYKECDRITDYLAELTRAGAKVEERRDEIIVHGTPEGVEGGVTINAHYDHRVIMALTVVGLRARQPLLIKDAHHVAKSYPQYFDHLRELGADVEWVK; this comes from the coding sequence ATGGACGTTATTGTTAGGCCAACAGCCACCCTGCAAGGAGAAATCGGAGCTTTGTCCTCTAAAAACTATACAACCCGCTATCTGCTGGTTGCGGCGCTTTCTGAAGGCGTAAGCACCATCTATCATCCAGCCCACAGTGAAGACAGCGATGCGATCCGCAGATGTATTGCTGACCTGGGTGCTGTCCTGACCGAAGATGATGAAAAAATCGTGATCCAGGGCTTCGGCAAACATCCGCGTGATGTGAAGGAGCTGAATGTGGGCAATGCCGGAGCAGTGCTGCGTTTTCTGATGGCTGTAGCTGCGCTCAGCCCTGAGGTTACTTTTGTAAATACTTATCCTGATTCACTGGGCAAGCGTCCGCATGATGATCTGATCACGGCGCTTGGCCAGCTGGGTGTGGAAGTTGAGCATAATAACGGAAGACTGCCGATTACCATCCGCGGCGGCAAGCCGGCGGGCGGACGGATCACTGTCTCGGGGGCTGTCAGCTCGCAGTATCTCAGCGCACTGCTGTTCCTGACACCGCTGCTTGAAGAAGACAGTGAGATCATCGTGCTGGATGACCTGAAATCCAAGGTGGTTGTAGGCCAGACCCTAGAGGTACTGGAGCAGGCGGGCATTGTTGTACACGCTGCTGATGATTATATGTCCTTTAAAGTGCCGGGCCGTCAGGCTTATGCGGCCAAGTCCTATACTGTACAGGGGGATTACCCGGGATCGGCAGCTGTACTTGCGGCAGCGGCTGTAACGAAGTCCAATGTAAAGATCCACCGGCTGGCCGAGAAGAGCAAGCAGGGCGAGCGGGCTGTGGTTGATGTGCTGCAGATGATGGAAGTACCGCTGACCCACGAGAACGGTACAGTACATGTTCAGGGTAACGGAATCCTGAAGGCTGTAGAATTTGACGGTGATGCAGCGACCGACGCTGTGCTGGCGATGGTAGCCGCTGCCGTATTCGCAGAGGGGACTTCGCGCTTCTATAATGTAGAGAATCTGCGTTATAAGGAATGCGACCGCATTACCGATTACCTGGCTGAGCTGACACGTGCCGGTGCCAAGGTTGAAGAGCGGCGCGACGAGATCATCGTCCATGGTACACCGGAGGGTGTAGAAGGCGGCGTAACTATTAATGCGCATTATGATCACCGTGTCATTATGGCGCTGACTGTTGTCGGCCTGCGCGCCCGCCAGCCGCTGCTGATCAAGGATGCTCATCACGTA